The Hahella sp. HNIBRBA332 genome window below encodes:
- the prmA gene encoding 50S ribosomal protein L11 methyltransferase encodes MSWLQVKVLTDEAGAAALEQIFEGLGALSVTMLDAADDPVLEPDLGTTPLWRNTQVVALFSADTSAEMVREQLERNQIAAADIECEVIEDRDWEREWMTHFHPMRFGSRLWICPSWGEPEDPNGVNLLLDPGLAFGTGTHPTTALCLTWLDSQKLQGKQVIDFGCGSGVLAIAALLLGADHATGTDIDPQALEASRDNAERNSVSEGLTLHFPEQMPEMQAEVVIANILANPLISLAPKLAALTLPGGSIALSGILKDQEEAVAEAYRNYFELDPTEYKEDWVLISGRRLPY; translated from the coding sequence GTGTCCTGGTTACAAGTAAAAGTCTTAACTGATGAAGCCGGGGCGGCCGCTCTGGAGCAGATTTTCGAGGGCCTTGGCGCCCTCTCCGTCACTATGCTCGACGCCGCCGACGATCCCGTCCTTGAGCCTGACCTTGGAACCACGCCCCTGTGGCGCAACACTCAGGTCGTCGCGCTTTTCAGCGCCGACACCAGCGCAGAAATGGTCCGTGAGCAGCTAGAGCGCAATCAGATTGCCGCGGCGGATATAGAGTGCGAAGTCATTGAAGATCGTGACTGGGAAAGGGAGTGGATGACCCACTTCCACCCCATGCGCTTTGGCTCCCGGCTTTGGATTTGCCCAAGCTGGGGAGAGCCCGAAGATCCAAACGGGGTCAATTTATTGCTCGACCCCGGCCTGGCTTTTGGCACCGGCACTCACCCTACAACCGCGCTTTGCCTCACATGGCTGGATAGCCAGAAGCTGCAAGGTAAACAGGTTATCGACTTTGGCTGCGGTTCCGGCGTGCTCGCCATCGCAGCCTTATTGCTGGGCGCGGACCACGCCACCGGCACGGATATCGATCCACAAGCCCTGGAAGCCAGCCGCGACAACGCCGAGCGCAACAGCGTCAGCGAAGGTCTGACTCTGCACTTCCCGGAACAAATGCCAGAGATGCAGGCGGAAGTCGTTATCGCCAATATCCTGGCCAATCCCTTGATCAGCCTGGCGCCCAAACTGGCGGCTCTTACCCTGCCCGGCGGCTCCATCGCCCTGTCCGGCATACTGAAAGATCAGGAAGAAGCCGTGGCGGAAGCGTATCGAAATTACTTCGAACTGGATCCCACCGAGTACAAAGAGGACTGGGTCCTGATCAGCGGCAGACGCCTGCCTTATTGA
- the accC gene encoding acetyl-CoA carboxylase biotin carboxylase subunit: MLEKVLIANRGEIALRILRACKELGINTVAVHSSVDRDLMHVRLADESVCIGPNSPTDSYLNIPAIISAAEVTDSVGIHPGYGFLAENADFAEQVEKSGFVFIGPKPDTIRLMGNKVSAIQAMRKAGVPTVPGSDGSITEDKERTLEVARKIGYPVIIKAASGGGGRGMQVVNSEAALLNAIQLTQSEAKAAFGDPTVYLEKFLDRPRHIEVQVLADGQGNVIHLGDRDCSLQRRHQKVLEEAPAPDVDPEARAATLNACVQACLDIGYRGAGTFEFLYQDGRFYFIEMNTRVQVEHPVSEMITGVDIVKEQLRIASGMPLSIKQEDIQFRGHAIECRINAEDPRTFTPSPGTVTHYHAPGGNGVRVDSHLYSGYKVPPYYDSLIGKVICWGSNRNNALDRMNNALDEMLVEGIKTNIPLHRRLVTDAGVRRMEYTIHYLEKLLKA; encoded by the coding sequence TAAAGAGTTGGGCATTAATACCGTAGCGGTGCACTCAAGCGTGGATCGCGACCTGATGCATGTACGACTGGCGGACGAATCCGTCTGCATCGGCCCGAACAGCCCCACGGACAGCTACCTGAATATTCCCGCTATTATCAGCGCTGCGGAAGTCACTGACAGCGTTGGCATTCACCCAGGCTACGGCTTTCTGGCGGAAAACGCCGATTTCGCCGAGCAGGTGGAGAAAAGCGGCTTCGTCTTTATCGGTCCCAAGCCGGACACCATTCGCCTGATGGGCAACAAAGTTTCCGCCATCCAGGCCATGCGCAAAGCGGGCGTGCCGACAGTGCCAGGCTCCGACGGCTCCATCACTGAAGACAAAGAACGCACGCTGGAAGTCGCTCGTAAAATTGGCTACCCAGTCATCATCAAAGCCGCTTCCGGCGGCGGTGGACGCGGCATGCAAGTGGTCAATAGCGAAGCGGCGTTGCTGAACGCTATCCAGCTGACGCAAAGCGAAGCCAAGGCCGCTTTTGGCGACCCCACTGTCTATTTGGAGAAGTTTCTCGACCGTCCCCGCCACATTGAAGTACAGGTGCTGGCTGACGGACAAGGCAACGTTATCCACCTGGGCGACCGCGACTGCTCTCTGCAGCGCCGCCACCAGAAAGTACTGGAGGAAGCCCCGGCTCCGGACGTCGATCCTGAAGCCCGCGCCGCCACACTGAACGCCTGTGTGCAGGCCTGTCTGGATATCGGCTACCGTGGCGCCGGAACGTTCGAGTTCCTGTACCAGGACGGACGTTTTTACTTCATTGAGATGAATACGCGCGTTCAGGTTGAGCACCCCGTATCAGAGATGATCACTGGCGTCGATATCGTCAAAGAGCAGTTGCGCATCGCCTCCGGCATGCCTCTGTCCATCAAGCAGGAAGACATCCAGTTCCGCGGTCACGCCATTGAGTGCCGCATCAACGCGGAAGATCCACGCACCTTCACTCCCAGCCCCGGAACCGTGACGCATTACCATGCGCCAGGCGGCAACGGCGTGCGTGTTGACTCCCATTTATATAGCGGATATAAGGTTCCCCCTTATTATGACTCACTGATCGGCAAGGTGATTTGCTGGGGCTCCAACCGCAACAACGCACTGGATCGCATGAACAATGCTCTGGACGAAATGCTGGTGGAAGGCATCAAAACCAATATTCCTCTGCATCGCCGGTTAGTGACCGACGCAGGCGTACGCCGTATGGAGTACACCATTCACTATCTGGAAAAGCTGTTAAAAGCTTGA